From the genome of Oncorhynchus tshawytscha isolate Ot180627B linkage group LG31, Otsh_v2.0, whole genome shotgun sequence, one region includes:
- the LOC112229662 gene encoding CMP-N-acetylneuraminate-beta-galactosamide-alpha-2,3-sialyltransferase 1 isoform X2, with translation MTELEDDPWFTERFNLSVHPLLSRRNSLLTNDTYCWWQRLQDHKDPADFSEVVEKLFQVIPDNDKLYKDAGPERCRTCAVVGNSGNLKGSRYGPLIDSSDVIIRMNMAPTSGFEEDVGSRTTHHVMYPESAIDLDNTTILLLIPFKTLDLQWITSALTTGSIEETYVPVRSKIKANKNRVLIYSPAFFKYVHDTWLESHGRYPSTGFLSLLFAMHICDKVSVYGFGADRYGNWHHYWENNYHGGEFRKTGVHDADHENNVTLLLADKHKIYIFKGF, from the exons ATGACAGAGCTGGAGGACGACCCCTGGTTCACTGAGCGGTTCAACCTGTCAGTCCACCCTCTGCTGTCTAGGAGGAACAGCCTGCTGACTAACGACACATACTGCTGGTGGCAG CGCTTGCAGGATCATAAGGACCCGGCCGACTTCAGCGAGGTGGTGGAGAAGTTGTTCCAGGTCATCCCTGATAATGATAAGCTCTACAAGGACGCGGGGCCTGAGCGCTGTAGGACCTGTGCTGTGGTGGGGAATTCTGGGAACCTCAAGGGCTCCCGCTACGGACCCCTCATCGACTCCAGTGATGTCATCATCAG AATGAACATGGCTCCTACCTCTGGCTTTGAGGAGGATGTTGGGAGCCGGACTACACATCACGTCATGTACCCAGAGAGCGCTATAGATCTGGACAACACCACCATTCTTCTGCTCATCCCCTTCAAGACTCTGGACCTGCAATGGATCACCAGTGCCTTAACCACCGGCTCCATCGAAGA AACATACGTTCCGGTCCGGTCCAAGATTAAGGCAAACAAGAACAGG GTGTTGATATACAGCCCAGCCTTCTTTAAATATGTCCATGACACATGGCTGGAGAGTCATGGCCGGTATCCCTCCACTGGCTTCCTCAGCCTATTGTTTGCCATGCACATCTGCGATAAG GTGAGTGTGTACGGGTTCGGAGCGGACCGGTATGGGAACTGGCACCACTACTGGGAAAATAATTACCACGGAGGCGAATTCCGCAAAACCGGGGTGCATGATGCAGACCATGAGAACAACGTCACCCTGCTTCTGGCTGATAAACACAAAATTTATATTTTCAAAGGCTTCTGA
- the LOC112229662 gene encoding CMP-N-acetylneuraminate-beta-galactosamide-alpha-2,3-sialyltransferase 1 isoform X1 → MYLSKQKTFRAFTVLAFIVTFTMFLFGFTLRDPSLYFFKYAIRKSDSFFSNGQCGCRQCMTELEDDPWFTERFNLSVHPLLSRRNSLLTNDTYCWWQRLQDHKDPADFSEVVEKLFQVIPDNDKLYKDAGPERCRTCAVVGNSGNLKGSRYGPLIDSSDVIIRMNMAPTSGFEEDVGSRTTHHVMYPESAIDLDNTTILLLIPFKTLDLQWITSALTTGSIEETYVPVRSKIKANKNRVLIYSPAFFKYVHDTWLESHGRYPSTGFLSLLFAMHICDKVSVYGFGADRYGNWHHYWENNYHGGEFRKTGVHDADHENNVTLLLADKHKIYIFKGF, encoded by the exons ATGTATCTATCGAAGCAGAAGACCTTCAGGGCATTTACTGTGTTAGCCTTTATTGTAACTTTCACCATGTTCCTCTTCGGTTTCACGTTGAGAGATCCCTCTCTGTACTTCTTCAAATATGCCATTCGCAAGTCGGACAGCTTCTTCTCTAATGGCCAGTGTGGCTGTCGACAGTGTATGACAGAGCTGGAGGACGACCCCTGGTTCACTGAGCGGTTCAACCTGTCAGTCCACCCTCTGCTGTCTAGGAGGAACAGCCTGCTGACTAACGACACATACTGCTGGTGGCAG CGCTTGCAGGATCATAAGGACCCGGCCGACTTCAGCGAGGTGGTGGAGAAGTTGTTCCAGGTCATCCCTGATAATGATAAGCTCTACAAGGACGCGGGGCCTGAGCGCTGTAGGACCTGTGCTGTGGTGGGGAATTCTGGGAACCTCAAGGGCTCCCGCTACGGACCCCTCATCGACTCCAGTGATGTCATCATCAG AATGAACATGGCTCCTACCTCTGGCTTTGAGGAGGATGTTGGGAGCCGGACTACACATCACGTCATGTACCCAGAGAGCGCTATAGATCTGGACAACACCACCATTCTTCTGCTCATCCCCTTCAAGACTCTGGACCTGCAATGGATCACCAGTGCCTTAACCACCGGCTCCATCGAAGA AACATACGTTCCGGTCCGGTCCAAGATTAAGGCAAACAAGAACAGG GTGTTGATATACAGCCCAGCCTTCTTTAAATATGTCCATGACACATGGCTGGAGAGTCATGGCCGGTATCCCTCCACTGGCTTCCTCAGCCTATTGTTTGCCATGCACATCTGCGATAAG GTGAGTGTGTACGGGTTCGGAGCGGACCGGTATGGGAACTGGCACCACTACTGGGAAAATAATTACCACGGAGGCGAATTCCGCAAAACCGGGGTGCATGATGCAGACCATGAGAACAACGTCACCCTGCTTCTGGCTGATAAACACAAAATTTATATTTTCAAAGGCTTCTGA